Proteins encoded by one window of candidate division WOR-1 bacterium RIFOXYB2_FULL_36_35:
- a CDS encoding putative toxin-antitoxin system toxin component, PIN family has protein sequence MLKVVFDTNVIVSSLWGGNPKKILDFWREGSFDALTSNDIISEYLLVLSRFDLSFADMNEWAWNFQKKMVLIAPHRKTFFVKEDADDNKFIDCALSGNADYIVSGDKHLLDLRKFSGIKIVKPAEFLKKVNQ, from the coding sequence CCTTTGGGGAGGAAATCCAAAGAAAATATTGGATTTTTGGAGGGAAGGTTCTTTTGATGCCTTGACTTCCAACGATATAATTTCTGAATATTTGTTGGTTTTATCCAGATTCGATTTGTCTTTCGCTGATATGAATGAATGGGCTTGGAATTTTCAAAAGAAAATGGTTCTTATAGCTCCTCACAGGAAAACTTTTTTTGTAAAAGAAGATGCAGATGATAATAAATTTATTGATTGTGCCTTATCTGGAAATGCCGACTATATTGTTTCCGGCGACAAACACCTTTTAGATTTAAGAAAATTTAGCGGGATAAAAATTGTAAAACCAGCGGAATTCTTGAAAAAAGTAAACCAATAA